One segment of Sphingomonas qomolangmaensis DNA contains the following:
- the rarD gene encoding EamA family transporter RarD, which translates to MHAPVSKPTIDRTGLIQGVAAYSIWGVLPLYFLLLEGVGSSEVVASRVIWSLVLLTIVVLAMRRGDKLLTALRDRRVMLALTASAALISVNWLVYIWAVQHQQVLAGSLGYFLNPLINVLLGVVVLRERLTRLQGLAVGIAAVGVAVLAAGAGEGLWISLTLAMSFALYGLVRKMVRVESIEGLALETAILTPFALAYLAWMASTHSLAFGDRTDVSILLVLTGIVTAVPLLLFAASARRLPYAMVGLLQYIAPTLQFALAVLWLGEPLTTAHIICFVCIWTGLALYVGSGFLPKRRPVPAG; encoded by the coding sequence ATGCACGCACCCGTATCCAAGCCAACGATCGATCGCACCGGGCTGATCCAGGGCGTCGCCGCCTATTCGATCTGGGGGGTGCTGCCGCTCTATTTTCTGCTGCTCGAGGGCGTCGGATCGAGCGAAGTCGTCGCCAGCCGGGTCATCTGGTCGTTGGTGCTGTTGACCATCGTCGTCCTCGCGATGCGCCGCGGCGACAAGCTGCTGACCGCGCTGCGCGACCGGCGGGTGATGCTCGCGCTCACCGCCAGCGCCGCGCTGATCTCGGTCAACTGGCTGGTCTATATCTGGGCGGTCCAGCATCAGCAGGTGCTTGCGGGCAGCCTCGGCTATTTCCTCAATCCGCTCATCAACGTGCTGCTCGGCGTCGTCGTGCTGCGCGAGCGGCTGACGCGGCTGCAAGGGCTGGCGGTGGGAATCGCCGCGGTCGGCGTCGCGGTGCTCGCGGCGGGGGCGGGCGAGGGGCTGTGGATCAGCCTGACGCTGGCGATGTCGTTCGCGCTCTACGGCCTGGTGCGCAAGATGGTGCGCGTCGAATCGATCGAGGGGCTGGCGCTCGAAACCGCGATCCTCACCCCTTTCGCGCTCGCCTATCTCGCCTGGATGGCGAGCACCCATTCGCTCGCCTTCGGCGACCGCACCGATGTTAGCATCCTGCTGGTGCTCACCGGCATCGTCACCGCGGTGCCGCTGCTGCTGTTCGCTGCTTCGGCGCGGCGGTTGCCTTATGCGATGGTGGGGTTGCTGCAGTACATCGCGCCGACGCTCCAGTTCGCGCTGGCGGTGCTGTGGCTGGGCGAACCGCTCACCACCGCGCACATCATCTGCTTCGTCTGCATCTGGACGGGGCTGGCGCTGTACGTCGGCAGCGGCTTCCTGCCCAAGCGCCGCCCGGTCCCGGCCGGCTGA
- the argS gene encoding arginine--tRNA ligase — MTLYTRFAAHLNAALDALVAAGDLPAGLERRAVTVEPPRDSSHGDLATNAAMVLAKPAGTNPRALAEKIVAELGKIDEVSAVSVAGPGFINLTLTDATWRDELATIHAEGDRYGRSEMGKGTTVNIEYVSANPTGPMHMGHCRGAVVGDALAALLEFVGHDVIREYYVNDAGGQVDTLARSAHLRYREALGETIAIPEGLYPGEYLKPIGEKLAAEHGVAFVDAPEAEWLALFRREAVAAMLVMVRADLALLGIHHDKFASEAELQAAGKPEAAEAWLRARDLVYDGVLEAPKGEVADDWEPVELPLFRSTKFGDDQDRPIKKSNGAWTYFGADLAYHFQKAESADQLIDIWGADHAGTVKRIVAAVNALTEGKTRFDVKLVQMVRLLRAGEPVKMSKRSGNFVTLADVVEEVGKDVVRFTMLTRKADAQMDFDFAKVVEASKDNPVFYVQYAHARIASLHRRALEAGIEPTATPDLSRLDTEELALVKLAAQFPRIAESAALAREPHRIAFYLYDLAAEFHAAWNVGNERADRRYLIADDAGLTQARLYLAGAIGQIIRSGLGVMGVVAVEEMH, encoded by the coding sequence ATGACGCTTTACACCCGCTTTGCCGCCCATCTCAACGCAGCCCTCGACGCGCTGGTCGCCGCTGGCGACCTGCCCGCCGGGCTCGAACGCCGCGCGGTCACCGTCGAGCCGCCGCGCGATTCCAGCCATGGCGACCTGGCGACCAACGCCGCGATGGTGCTCGCCAAGCCCGCGGGCACCAACCCGCGCGCGCTCGCCGAAAAGATCGTCGCCGAGCTCGGGAAGATCGACGAGGTTTCGGCGGTGTCGGTCGCCGGCCCCGGCTTCATCAACCTGACGCTTACCGACGCCACCTGGCGCGACGAGCTGGCGACGATCCATGCCGAGGGCGACCGCTACGGCCGGTCGGAGATGGGCAAGGGCACCACGGTCAACATCGAATATGTCTCGGCCAACCCCACCGGCCCGATGCATATGGGGCATTGCCGCGGCGCGGTGGTGGGCGACGCGCTCGCCGCCCTGCTCGAATTCGTCGGCCACGACGTGATCCGCGAATATTATGTCAACGACGCGGGCGGCCAGGTCGATACGCTCGCGCGCTCGGCGCATCTTCGCTATCGCGAGGCGCTCGGCGAGACGATCGCGATCCCCGAGGGGCTCTACCCCGGCGAATACCTGAAGCCGATCGGCGAGAAGCTGGCCGCCGAACATGGCGTGGCGTTCGTCGACGCCCCCGAAGCCGAATGGCTCGCGCTGTTCCGGCGCGAGGCGGTGGCGGCGATGCTGGTGATGGTCCGCGCCGATCTTGCCTTGCTCGGCATCCACCACGACAAATTCGCCTCCGAGGCCGAGCTCCAGGCGGCGGGCAAGCCCGAGGCGGCGGAAGCGTGGCTGCGCGCGCGCGACCTGGTCTATGACGGCGTGCTGGAAGCTCCCAAGGGCGAAGTCGCCGATGATTGGGAACCGGTCGAGCTGCCGCTGTTCCGCTCGACGAAGTTCGGCGACGATCAGGATCGCCCGATCAAGAAGTCGAACGGGGCTTGGACCTATTTCGGCGCCGACCTCGCCTATCATTTCCAGAAGGCCGAGAGCGCCGACCAGCTGATCGACATCTGGGGCGCCGACCATGCCGGCACGGTCAAGCGCATCGTCGCCGCGGTCAACGCGCTGACCGAGGGCAAGACGCGGTTCGACGTCAAGCTGGTGCAGATGGTGCGGCTGCTGCGCGCGGGCGAGCCGGTGAAGATGTCGAAGCGCTCGGGCAATTTCGTCACGCTCGCCGATGTGGTCGAGGAGGTCGGCAAGGACGTCGTCCGCTTCACGATGCTGACGCGCAAGGCCGATGCGCAGATGGATTTCGATTTCGCCAAGGTCGTCGAGGCGTCGAAGGACAATCCGGTCTTCTACGTCCAATATGCCCATGCGCGGATCGCATCGCTCCACCGCCGTGCGCTCGAAGCGGGAATCGAACCGACCGCTACGCCCGACCTGTCCCGCCTTGATACGGAGGAGCTGGCGCTGGTGAAGCTGGCGGCGCAGTTCCCGCGCATCGCCGAAAGCGCCGCGCTGGCGCGCGAGCCGCACCGAATCGCGTTTTATCTCTACGACTTGGCTGCCGAATTTCACGCCGCGTGGAATGTCGGCAACGAACGCGCCGACCGCCGCTACCTGATCGCCGACGATGCCGGGCTTACGCAGGCACGGCTTTATCTGGCGGGCGCGATCGGGCAGATCATCCGCAGCGGTCTCGGCGTCATGGGCGTCGTGGCGGTCGAGGAGATGCACTGA
- a CDS encoding amidohydrolase: MNNILSSLKGKGALAALALLAASPAFADALVENVDGMTLDENGRVVRFTGVLVDRDGKVSKLLQRRDKRPEKLDWRIDMKGRILIPGMIDAHGHVMGLGFQALALDLSETQSFDEAKAKIVAYAAANPDRPWITGGGWNQERWGLGRYPNAAELDALVPGKPVWLERVDGHAAWANSAAMKAAGITAKSESPSGGRIEKGANGQPSGVFVDAAMALVGKAVPAPSPRDRNAAFLEAQKILLRNGITATADMGTSLDDWMTYRRMADLNFLRVRLMTYADSVDTAVRVGGSGPTPWLYADKLRMGGIKLYLDGALGSRGAWLKAPYADAAGQTGLPFQTDTQLLNQMSRGAMDGFQLAIHAIGDRANGQVLDAIDEMQTSYKGDRRWRIEHSQIVDAADLPRFGRNGIIASMQPVHQTSDRTMAETRLGAERLGGAYAWRSMLRNNARIAFGSDYPVENPNPFVGWAAGFTRQGPDGQPFGGWRAEEALTREETWKAFTIDAAYAGFAESKFGRLAPGMRADFVIVDRDPSAVSPAELRQTVVLETWVGGQKVFERGGREDAVPEALTRDPVRGGPPGR; encoded by the coding sequence CGCCAGCCCAGCCTTTGCTGACGCGCTGGTCGAGAATGTCGACGGCATGACGCTCGACGAGAACGGCCGCGTCGTGCGCTTCACCGGCGTGCTGGTCGATCGCGACGGCAAGGTGTCCAAGCTGCTCCAGCGCCGCGACAAGCGGCCCGAAAAGCTCGACTGGCGGATCGACATGAAGGGGCGGATCCTGATCCCCGGCATGATCGACGCGCACGGCCATGTCATGGGGCTGGGCTTCCAGGCGCTCGCGCTCGATTTGTCCGAAACGCAGAGCTTCGACGAGGCCAAGGCCAAGATCGTCGCCTATGCCGCGGCCAATCCCGATCGCCCCTGGATCACCGGCGGCGGCTGGAACCAGGAACGCTGGGGGTTGGGGCGCTATCCCAACGCCGCCGAGCTCGACGCGCTGGTGCCGGGCAAGCCGGTATGGCTCGAACGCGTCGATGGCCATGCCGCCTGGGCCAACAGCGCGGCGATGAAGGCTGCGGGCATCACCGCCAAGAGCGAATCGCCGAGCGGCGGCCGGATCGAAAAGGGCGCCAATGGCCAGCCGAGCGGGGTCTTCGTCGATGCCGCGATGGCGCTGGTGGGCAAGGCGGTGCCAGCCCCGTCGCCGCGCGACCGCAACGCCGCCTTCCTCGAAGCGCAGAAGATCCTGCTGCGCAACGGCATCACCGCCACCGCCGACATGGGCACCAGCCTCGACGACTGGATGACCTATCGCCGGATGGCCGATCTCAATTTCCTGCGCGTCCGGCTGATGACCTATGCCGATTCGGTCGATACCGCGGTGCGCGTCGGCGGCAGCGGGCCAACCCCGTGGCTCTATGCCGACAAATTGCGGATGGGCGGGATCAAGCTGTATCTCGACGGCGCGCTCGGCTCGCGCGGCGCCTGGCTCAAGGCGCCCTATGCCGATGCCGCGGGCCAGACCGGGCTGCCCTTCCAAACCGATACCCAATTGCTCAACCAGATGAGCCGCGGCGCGATGGACGGCTTCCAGCTCGCGATCCACGCGATCGGCGACCGTGCGAACGGTCAGGTGCTCGACGCGATCGACGAGATGCAGACGAGCTACAAGGGCGACCGGCGCTGGCGGATCGAGCATTCGCAGATCGTCGATGCTGCCGATCTGCCGCGCTTCGGGCGCAACGGCATCATCGCCTCGATGCAGCCGGTTCACCAGACCAGCGACCGCACGATGGCCGAGACACGCCTCGGCGCCGAGCGGCTCGGCGGCGCCTATGCGTGGCGCTCGATGCTCCGAAACAACGCGCGGATTGCGTTCGGATCGGACTATCCGGTCGAGAACCCCAATCCGTTCGTCGGCTGGGCGGCGGGCTTTACCCGCCAGGGTCCCGATGGCCAGCCCTTTGGCGGCTGGCGCGCCGAGGAAGCGCTGACGCGCGAGGAAACATGGAAGGCGTTCACGATCGACGCCGCCTATGCGGGGTTCGCCGAATCGAAGTTCGGGCGGCTCGCGCCCGGCATGCGCGCCGATTTCGTAATCGTCGATCGCGACCCGAGCGCGGTGTCGCCCGCCGAGCTTCGCCAGACGGTGGTGCTCGAGACCTGGGTCGGCGGCCAGAAGGTGTTCGAGCGCGGTGGCCGCGAGGATGCGGTCCCCGAGGCGCTCACGCGCGATCCGGTGCGCGGCGGGCCGCCGGGGCGCTAA
- a CDS encoding SPOR domain-containing protein — protein sequence MTTLEMTGDSIERDEDRLPWLETVDDGYDDRPSMLRLVLLIGVGLAVIAAAVAGLYWYQDRRVTGGSGELIAAPEGDYKVKPDQPGGMRVAGEGDAVFKTSEGSATKARVDLSAVPEAPVAGRAQPQAVPVAPPSGRRVEADVPPPSGRLSAAAPATATPPPAATGGGGAVVQLGSFPSDAVAQASWKQLSSRFGYLAGLGQSIQAAEVNGRTVHRLRVNAGSNAQAREICGKLKIAGEACFVVS from the coding sequence ATGACGACTCTCGAAATGACCGGCGACTCGATCGAACGCGACGAGGATCGGCTGCCCTGGCTCGAAACCGTCGACGACGGCTATGATGACCGGCCGTCGATGCTGCGGCTGGTCCTGCTGATCGGCGTCGGGCTGGCGGTGATCGCCGCCGCGGTCGCGGGTCTCTATTGGTATCAGGATCGCCGCGTAACCGGCGGATCGGGCGAGCTTATCGCCGCGCCCGAGGGGGATTATAAGGTCAAGCCCGACCAGCCCGGCGGCATGCGCGTCGCGGGCGAGGGCGATGCGGTGTTCAAGACCAGCGAAGGCAGCGCGACCAAGGCGCGCGTCGACCTTTCGGCGGTGCCCGAAGCGCCCGTCGCCGGCCGTGCGCAGCCGCAGGCGGTGCCCGTCGCCCCGCCCAGCGGTCGCCGCGTCGAGGCCGATGTGCCACCCCCCTCGGGTCGGCTGAGCGCGGCTGCGCCCGCCACCGCCACCCCGCCGCCTGCGGCGACCGGCGGCGGCGGTGCGGTGGTCCAGCTCGGATCGTTCCCCAGCGACGCGGTCGCGCAAGCGTCGTGGAAGCAGCTCTCGAGCCGCTTCGGCTATCTCGCCGGGCTCGGCCAGTCGATCCAGGCCGCCGAGGTCAATGGCCGCACCGTCCACCGGCTGCGCGTCAACGCCGGCAGCAACGCGCAGGCGCGCGAGATCTGCGGCAAGCTGAAGATCGCGGGCGAGGCGTGCTTCGTGGTGTCTTGA